A stretch of Arachis hypogaea cultivar Tifrunner chromosome 15, arahy.Tifrunner.gnm2.J5K5, whole genome shotgun sequence DNA encodes these proteins:
- the LOC112751341 gene encoding tetraspanin-2 — protein sequence MGVSNNITSVLNFIALLASIPIIASGIWLASKTDNECIHSFRWPVSVLGILILLVSLVGFVGAYWNKQGILGFYLCCMAILIGILLFVLVFAFVVTRPDGSYAVPGRGYKESRIDGFSSWLRNHVTGYGSWEKIRACLAGSDVCIKLTQDFITADQFFNSHISPLQSGCCKPPSSCGYNYVNPTLWVNNANPMADTDCNMWSNDQSQLCYNCNACKAGLLGNLRREWRRANFILILALLLLIFVYLIACTAFNNAQTQHLFQCYKTGWV from the exons atgggAGTAAGCAACAACATCACTTCAGTGCTAAACTTCATAGCCCTCTTGGCCTCAATTCCCATCATAGCATCAGGGATATGGCTAGCATCCAAGACAGACAATGAGTGCATCCACAGTTTCCGGTGGCCGGTTTCCGTCCTCGGAATCCTCATCCTCCTTGTTTCTCTAGTTGGCTTTGTTGGTGCTTATTGGAACAAACAAGGGATTTTGGGATTTTACCTTTGTTGCATGGCAATTCTCATAGGAATTCTGCTGTTCGTACTTGTGTTTGCATTTGTTGTTACTAGGCCTGATGGAAGTTATGCTGTTCCTGGAAGAGGCTACAAGGAGTCAAGGATTGACGGGTTTTCTTCTTGGCTAAGGAACCATGTCACTGGCTATGGAAGTTGGGAGAAGATAAGGGCTTGTTTGGCTGGTTCTGATGTATGCATTAAGCTCACACAGGATTTCATCACTGCTGACCAGTTTTTCAACTCTCATATCTCTCCTTTACAA TCAGGGTGCTGCAAACCTCCAAGTTCATGTGGCTACAACTATGTGAACCCAACATTGTGGGTAAACAATGCAAATCCAATGGCAGACACAGATTGCAACATGTGGAGCAATGACCAGAGTCAACTCTGCTACAATTGCAATGCATGCAAGGCTGGCTTATTAGGAAACCTCAGAAGAGAGTGGAGAAGAGCCAACTTCATTCTCATTCTTGCTCTGCTTCTTCTCATTTTCGTCTATCTCATTGCATGCACTGCCTTCAACAATGCTCAAACACAACACCTTTTCCAATGTTACAAAACGGGTTGGGTTtaa
- the LOC112751342 gene encoding uncharacterized protein isoform X2 → MVLGIGASFLGMASSAFQGSKSFIASARINPGPSVNEILKNVEWPEQFPFKDEDFQRFDESSDALFYDAPRFVTHIDDPAIAALTKYYSEVFPPSNTPGVSILDMCSSWVSHFPPGYKQERVVGLGMNEEELKRNPVLTEYVVQDLNVNPKLPFEDNSFDVITNVVSVDYLTKPLDVFKEMRRILKPGGLAIMSFSNRCFWTKAISIWTSTGDADHVMIVGAYFHYAGGFEPPQAVDISPNPGRSDPMYIVYSRKLPTA, encoded by the exons ATGGTTTTGGGCATTGGTGCTTCATTCTTGGGTATGGCCTCTTCTGCTTTTCAGGGTTCCAAATCATTCATTGCCTCTGCTAGGATAAACCCTGGTCCATCTGTTAATGAG ATACTGAAGAATGTGGAATGGCCAGAGCAGTTCCCTTTCAAGGACGAAGATTTCCAGCGCTTTGATGA GTCTTCAGATGCATTGTTCTATGATGCGCCTCGATTCGTGACACACATTGATGACCCTGCAATTGCTGCCCTGACTAAGTATTACTCCGAGGTTTTCCCACCTAGCAACACTCCTGGAGTTAGTATCTTGGATATGTGTAGTAGTTGG GTCAGCCATTTTCCACCAGGCTACAAGCAAGAACGAGTGGTCGGATTAGGCATGAATGAAGAAGAGCTTAAGAGAAACCCA GTTCTCACAGAGTATGTTGTGCAAGACTTAAATGTGAACCCCAAACTTCCGTTCGAGGATAACTCTTTCGACGTAATCACTAATGTG GTTAGTGTTGATTACCTGACAAAGCCTCTTGATGTGTTCAAGGAGATGCGCAGAATACTTAAGCCAGGTGGACTTGCAATAATGAG CTTTTCGAACCGATGCTTCTGGACAAAGGCCATTTCAATATGGACATCAACTGGTGATGCTGATCATGTTATGATTGTTGGGGCATACTTCCATTATGCTGGAGGCTTTGAACCTCCTCAG GCTGTGGATATATCTCCAAATCCAGGACGCTCTGATCCTATGTACATTGTGTACTCGAGGAAGCTCCCTACAGCTTGA
- the LOC112751342 gene encoding uncharacterized protein isoform X1, whose translation MLLCKINGDSYCSVTSIRIESWLSVSEQAKGRSNMTNFIGLRLPLLGADFSSCSCSCFSKRAQIILLKKWDKGGFVKAYPRRMVLGIGASFLGMASSAFQGSKSFIASARINPGPSVNEILKNVEWPEQFPFKDEDFQRFDESSDALFYDAPRFVTHIDDPAIAALTKYYSEVFPPSNTPGVSILDMCSSWVSHFPPGYKQERVVGLGMNEEELKRNPVLTEYVVQDLNVNPKLPFEDNSFDVITNVVSVDYLTKPLDVFKEMRRILKPGGLAIMSFSNRCFWTKAISIWTSTGDADHVMIVGAYFHYAGGFEPPQAVDISPNPGRSDPMYIVYSRKLPTA comes from the exons ATGTTGTTGTGTAAGATCAACGGTGACAGTTACTGTTCAGTTACTTCAATTCGGATAGAGTCATGGCTCAGTGTCTCTGAACAAGCTAAGGGTCGGTCCAACATGACCAATTTTATAGGACTAAGGTTACCACTTCTTGGTGCTGACTTTTCTTCTTGTTCATGTTCATGTTTTTCTAAAAGGGCGCAAATAATTCTTCTGAAGAAATGGGACAAGGGTGGTTTTGTTAAGGCTTATCCTCGTCGCATGGTTTTGGGCATTGGTGCTTCATTCTTGGGTATGGCCTCTTCTGCTTTTCAGGGTTCCAAATCATTCATTGCCTCTGCTAGGATAAACCCTGGTCCATCTGTTAATGAG ATACTGAAGAATGTGGAATGGCCAGAGCAGTTCCCTTTCAAGGACGAAGATTTCCAGCGCTTTGATGA GTCTTCAGATGCATTGTTCTATGATGCGCCTCGATTCGTGACACACATTGATGACCCTGCAATTGCTGCCCTGACTAAGTATTACTCCGAGGTTTTCCCACCTAGCAACACTCCTGGAGTTAGTATCTTGGATATGTGTAGTAGTTGG GTCAGCCATTTTCCACCAGGCTACAAGCAAGAACGAGTGGTCGGATTAGGCATGAATGAAGAAGAGCTTAAGAGAAACCCA GTTCTCACAGAGTATGTTGTGCAAGACTTAAATGTGAACCCCAAACTTCCGTTCGAGGATAACTCTTTCGACGTAATCACTAATGTG GTTAGTGTTGATTACCTGACAAAGCCTCTTGATGTGTTCAAGGAGATGCGCAGAATACTTAAGCCAGGTGGACTTGCAATAATGAG CTTTTCGAACCGATGCTTCTGGACAAAGGCCATTTCAATATGGACATCAACTGGTGATGCTGATCATGTTATGATTGTTGGGGCATACTTCCATTATGCTGGAGGCTTTGAACCTCCTCAG GCTGTGGATATATCTCCAAATCCAGGACGCTCTGATCCTATGTACATTGTGTACTCGAGGAAGCTCCCTACAGCTTGA
- the LOC140179421 gene encoding uncharacterized protein: protein MDQGKVKAIKEWEPPNKVSKLRSFLGLANYYKRFIKGYSAKAAPLTNLFKKNHSWEWSKECQKAFDELKAAITEGPVLALPDYSKVFEVHTDASDYAIGGVLMQEGHPIAFESRKLNDTVRRYTVQEKEMTASCKTNVVADALSRKAELAAISMVEGDIVHTIKEGLHHDPLAKKLVELAREAFHKVYKGLIRKYEGPFEIIRRIGEVAYKVQLPPSMKIHSVFHVSMLKLYHEDQDEPSRGDSSRAPPVVIRSFDKEIEEILANRIVRQRGVPPSIQYLIKWKGLPITEASWETREDLWQFQEHLGRYHE, encoded by the exons ATGGATCAAGGAAAGGTGAAGGCTATCAAAGAATGGGAGCCACCAAATAAGGTATCTAAATTGAGGTCATTTCTTGGGTTGGCTAATTACTATAAGAGGTTTATCAAGGGATACTCCGCCAAGGCTGCACCATTAACTAATCTTTTCAAGAAGAATCACTCTTGGGAAtggtcaaaggagtgtcaaaaggcATTTGATGAGTTGAAGGCTGCTATCACAGAAGGACCAGTACTAGCACTACCTGACTACTCAAAGGTATTTGAAGTCCACACTGATGCTTCTGACTATGCTATTGGAGGGGTTCTGATGCAAGAAGGACATCCGATTGCCTTTGAGAGTCGCAAATTGAATGATACAGTGAGGCGATACACCgtccaagagaaggagatgactGCG TCATGCAAGACTAATGTGGTAGCAGATGCGCTGAGTCGCAAGGCTGAGTTAGCGGCCATTTCTATGGTTGAAGGGGATATTGTGCATACCATCAAGGAAGGGTTGCATCACGATCCATTAGCCAAGAAGTTGGTagagttggctagagaag CCTTTCATAAGGTTTATAAGGGCTTAATCCGCAAATACGAAGGGCCATTTGAGATCATTAGACGTATtggggaggttgcttacaaagtacaactccctccctctatgaagatccacTCGGTCTTtcatgtgagtatgcttaaactATATCACGAAGACCAAGATGAACCGAGTAGAGGTGACTCGAGTCGTGCACCGCCTGTGGTGATTAGATCCTTTGataaagaaatcgaagagatcttagctaatcgCATCGTGCGACAAAGAGGAGTaccaccaagtatccaatacttgatcaagtggaaaggaCTCCCGATAACTGAAGCTAGCTGGGAAACTCGTGAAGATCTGTggcaattccaagaacacctagGGCGCTATCATGAATAG
- the LOC112751344 gene encoding cytidine deaminase 1-like — MDQPRFVIPATEAQLLAQSSGLPSVNEVLPTIVPTAQSLARPPISKFHVAAVGLGKSGRIFIGVNLEFPGLPFHHTIHAEQFLVANLLLNSEPSLVSFAVSAAPCGHCRQFLQELPNATDLKIVITNQRNPNFSPLSQFLNHRFGPRDLLPDSVPLLLEPHNHGLSLPNKFNSNDFDLKLAFAALEAANASHAPYSASPSGAAVMDCEGKVYRGSYIESAAYNPSLGPLQAAIVAYVAGGGGDYERIVAAVLVEKDGAVVKQEHTARLLLRAISPKCDFKALICSPKNED, encoded by the coding sequence ATGGACCAGCCTAGATTCGTGATCCCGGCAACGGAGGCCCAACTCCTGGCCCAATCCTCCGGCCTCCCCTCCGTCAACGAGGTCCTCCCAACCATCGTCCCTACAGCCCAATCCCTAGCCCGTCCTCCGATCTCGAAATTCCATGTCGCCGCCGTAGGACTCGGAAAATCCGGCCGCATCTTCATCGGCGTCAACCTCGAGTTCCCTGGGCTCCCCTTCCACCACACCATCCACGCCGAGCAGTTCCTCGTCGCCAACCTCCTCCTCAACTCGGAGCCCTCCCTCGTCTCATTCGCCGTCTCCGCCGCGCCGTGCGGACACTGCCGCCAGTTCCTCCAGGAGCTTCCAAACGCCACCGACCTCAAAATCGTAATCACAAACCAAAGAAACCCAAACTTCTCCCCTCTCTCCCAATTCCTCAACCACCGCTTCGGTCCCCGCGATCTTCTCCCTGATTCCGTTCCATTACTCTTGGAGCCTCACAACCATGGCTTGTCGCTGCCAAACAAATTCAACTCAAACGATTTCGATCTGAAACTTGCGTTTGCGGCTTTGGAAGCCGCGAATGCATCTCACGCGCCGTACAGCGCGTCGCCTTCGGGCGCGGCGGTTATGGATTGCGAGGGGAAGGTGTATAGAGGATCTTATATTGAGTCAGCGGCGTATAATCCGAGCCTGGGGCCGCTTCAGGCTGCTATTGTGGCTTACGTGGCGGGTGGAGGCGGCGATTACGAGAGGATAGTGGCAGCGGTTTTGGTGGAGAAAGATGGCGCGGTGGTGAAACAGGAACACACGGCGAGGTTGCTCCTTCGGGCTATCTCGCCCAAGTGCGACTTCAAGGCATTGATTTGTAGTCCCAAAAATGAAGACTGA